One part of the Ornithodoros turicata isolate Travis chromosome 2, ASM3712646v1, whole genome shotgun sequence genome encodes these proteins:
- the LOC135384943 gene encoding uncharacterized protein LOC135384943, whose translation MPDDLDNLKRKRAGTRAAVTRTTAHLRGLLASATLSAEDVEVDLEYLIARRATLQEYDQQILAVTSDDGYDEELNSVLEREQELDAAITRARRALRLASQAAGTAGTTGGSYVAPTSRSVSLPKLQIPKFGGKLQDWARFWEHFEATIHSCSSLAAIEKFKYLLSYVTDDAKRAIDGIGLTGNNYESAIAVLKRRFGRPDLLAAEHIDKLLSLRPVHSATEVGSLRNLYDDVSRHMRALEALSIPRSSYGVILYRVVTRCLPAELFVQFRQKGREAEVANRDPVCGDPPTRMSTVSQEGRETEAASSGDSPTRASTMSQDVDALLQFLAIQIEAREEAALHRHRPVHKDPENGDSVPLPSAAALPTATAPEEPVRDAQTSSPPAPCVLCRDTGHSVAACPAPTAPEDKRRSLLAARRCFRCAKRYHHARQCRSSASLTCGKCNGQHLTSLCDIQPSPRSNVSAVGIAEAISQDVQSMATSAQGIVTYLQTAVAEASGPAGTLWVRVLLDNGSQRTFVTEDLTRRSLSPAVGGTVAALLQDHGLEPAPTSCPSDNADNVDILVGADYYWRFVSGKIVRLSDDLTAVDTLFGWTVQGPANIASLVGVSSVVSLLCCAETGAALDPTEMWRLDALGITAPASKDTGEADRILFEEDIKFQENRYEVPLTIKEPGLPLEANNKITAERRLSAQLRRFRTAPDVLQQYDQTMREYFTEGHAEPVTGPDPPRNLYYLPHHAVIRKDAVTTSIRIVFDASSHIPGQPSLNDVLSKGANINSDLLHLLLTLRSYPIILTADIRKAYLQIQIRPEDRDALRFLWLTELPSATNFHLECQEWRMTRVPFGASSSPFLLAATLHHHFEAVSDKYPATAARLRRSFYVDDLVIGCESVSEAVNLYSEIRKVLRDAGMEIRKWASNSSNLQHIFLKDGTAYDDVGCTDPVLRVLGVSWDRRSDTISARTDTVHHFATISQPTKRTVLQAFSRLYDPFGLLLPFTVTARLLFQMLWKERLAWDVPMGPTEQHTWWKWVHGLSLLSQVQVPRCAIQSRDCLLDLHLFADASLRAYGVVVYARTSVDSDIHSHILIAKSRVAPLKPVTIPRLELLGCLLAARIFSRIRNSISLAVTRATFWTDSLIALHWIRSEPSKWPQFVAARTEEIRQLTSPERWRHCDGAHNPADLLTRGLSAQDLIESNAWWKGPPWLSNRIDHSASPEADLDSSLESKLVCSPVATSGQDALIRLEDYSSLRRLLRITAYVLRYVANLRRPDAKRTGPLSAQELLSAERLWVERTQGETFATEIADLKNSRPLPRSSSILTLNPYLDTSSLLRVGGRLQQMEDTERVRHPILLPSKHRMTELLIMDVHMRLHHAGIQDTLCELRQSYWVTKGRQAVRRTLHTCLQCRRRRLSPETAPVAPLPRERLTPSLPFDTVGVDFAGPLYVSREDGTEHKAYITLFTCGVTRAVHLELVSGMTTQHFLAAFRRFISRRGVPSLVMADNARTFHHAARLLSVLSSPDVQDLAAHHHIQWKFILERAPWWGGWWERMVRSVKEALKRCLGRRRLNFEELTTALCQLESIINCRPLTHISSDTLDLEPLTPSHLLLGKRSTTLPGISPVAPPRDTRGLQRHLRTQEQTKQHFWARWRREYLLQMRSGMAQANPEAQLRLGDVVVIHDKGTPPMLWKLGRVTRLVLGRDGVIRGCGLTLANRSTIYRPVQLLHRMEADLGAPPAREGVE comes from the exons ATGCCAGACGACCTGGACAACCTTAAACGGAAACGAGCGGGGACCCGAGCAGCAGTCACCCGCACCACCGCCCATCTTCGCGGGCTGCTGGCCTCCGCAACCCTCTCAGCAGAAGATGTTGAAGTGGACCTGGAATACCTCATCGCTCGCAGAGCTACACTTCAGGAATACGACCAGCAAATCCTGGCAGTAACAAGCGACGACGGGTACGATGAGGAGTTGAACTCAGTTCTGGAGCGCGAGCAGGAGCTCGATGCCGCCATTACCAGAGCCCGGCGAGCGCTTAGGCTCGCCTCGCAAGCGGCTGGTACAGCAGGAACGACCGGCGGTTCCTATGTAGCCCCAACTTCCCGAAGTGTTTCATTGCCTAAACTGCAAATCCCGAAGTTCGGAGGCAAGCTGCAAGATTGGGCTCGGTTTTGGGAGCACTTCGAGGCTACGATCCACAGCTGCAGTTCCCTCGCTGCCATCGAGAAATTCAAGTATCTTCTGTCGTATGTCACGGACGATGCCAAGCGAGCAATTGATGGAATTGGTCTCACCGGAAACAACTACGAGAGTGCCATCGCTGTCCTCAAGCGACGATTTGGTCGCCCGGATCTTTTAGCCGCGGAGCATATTGATAAATTGCTATCACTCCGCCCAGTACACAGTGCCACAGAGGTGGGTTCCCTGCGGAACTTGTACGACGACGTATCCCGGCACATGCGAGCCCTGGAAGCCCTGTCGATCCCTCGAAGCAGCTACGGCGTCATCCTCTACAGGGTTGTCACGCGGTGTTTACCCGCCGAGCTGTTTGTTCAGTTTCGGCAGAAAGGAAGGGAAGCCGAAGTTGCGAACAGAGACCCCGTATGCGGAGACCCCCCAACGAGGATGTCGACGGTGTCCCAAGAAGGAAGGGAGACCGAGGCTGCGAGTAGTGGGGACTCCCCTACTAGAGCATCAACAATGAGCCAAGACGTGGACGCCCTTCTTCAGTTCTTGGCCATCCAGATTGAAGCCAGGGAGGAGGCCGCGCTCCATCGACACCGACCCGTTCACAAGGATCCAGAAAATGGCGACAGTGTGCCCCTTCCGTCAGCCGCGGCTCTTCCGACTGCCACAGCTCCAGAGGAGCCTGTGCGTGACGCACAAACGAGTAGTCCCCCCGCACCGTGCGTCCTGTGCCGTGATACCGGGCACTCAGTTGCAGCGTGTCCAGCTCCGACAGCTCCAGAAGACAAACGTCGAAGTCTCCTAGCGGCCCGCCGTTGCTTTCGCTGTGCCAAGCGCTACCATCACGCTCGCCAATGTCGGTCGTCCGCAAGCTTGACCTGTGGAAAGTGCAATGGGCAGCATCTTACGTCGCTTTGCGACATTCAGCCCAGCCCACGCAGTAACGTCAGCGCCGTCGGAATCGCGGAAGCGATTTCGCAAGATGTTCAGTCGATGGCTACGTCTGCACAGGGCATCGTGACGTACCTGCAGACCGCTGTGGCAGAAGCCTCTGGACCGGCAGGAACACTCTGGGTCAGAGTACTATTAGACAACGGAAGCCAACGAACCTTTGTAACAGAGGACCTGACACGAAG GTCCCTCAGCCCTGCAGTAGGCGGCACTGTTGCAGCACTCTTGCAAGATCATGGCCTAGAACCCGCGCCGACTTCTTGTCCCTCTGACAACGCCGACAACGTCGACATTCTGGTAGGCGCTGATTATTACTGGCGATTTGTATCCGGCAAAATTGTTCGACTAAGCGACGACCTGACTGCGGTCGACACGCTCTTCGGATGGACAGTCCAAGGGCCTGCCAACATCGCCTCCCTTGTTGGGGTGTCATCAGTTGTGTCGCTGCTGTGCTGCGCCGAAACAGGCGCTGCTCTAGATCCGACCGAAATGTGGCGGCTTGATGCACTGGGCATCACAGCTCCCGCCAGCAAAGACACAGGAGAAGCCGACCGCATCCTTTTCGAGGAAGACATCAAATTCCAGGAAAACCGATATGAAGTCCCTCTAACGATAAAAGAGCCTGGACTCCCTCTAGAAGCCAACAACAAGATAACAGCAGAAAGGAGATTAAGCGCGCAGCTACGACGTTTCCGGACGGCGCCCGACGTCCTTCAGCAATACGATCAAACTATGCGGGAATATTTCACAGAGGGCCACGCGGAACCTGTCACAGGCCCGGACCCGCCGAGGAACCTGTATTACCTACCTCACCACGCCGTAATACGCAAGGATGCAGTCACCACCAGTATAAGAATCGTGTTTGACGCTTCGTCCCATATTCCGGGCCAGCCTTCGCTGAATGACGTCCTGTCGAAGGGTGCAAACATCAACAGTGACTTACTTCATCTGCTGTTGACCCTCCGTTCCTACCCCATTATCCTCACCGCCGACATACGAAAGGCTTACTTGCAGATTCAAATCAGGCCGGAAGACCGCGACGCACTCCGATTCCTGTGGCTTACCGAGTTGCCTTCCGCTACAAACTTCCATCTTGAATGCCAAGAGTGGCGCATGACTAGGGTCCCCTTTGGCGCTTCATCCAGCCCGTTTCTGTTGGCGGCGACCTTACATCACCACTTCGAGGCGGTTAGCGACAAGTATCCGGCCACCGCGGCACGACTTCGCAGAAGCTTCTACGTGGACGACCTCGTCATTGGATGCGAAAGCGTGAGCGAAGCCGTCAATCTGTACTCCGAAATCAGAAAGGTCCTCCGAGACGCCGGAATGGAGATTCGGAAGTGGGCCTCAAATTCGTCCAATCTCCAGCACATATTCCTCAAGGACGGCACAGCTTACGATGACGTCGGCTGCACGGATCCGGTGCTTCGCGTCCTCGGTGTGTCATGGGACAGGCGCTCTGACACAATATCCGCGCGAACGGACACGGTGCACCATTTCGCCACGATTAGCCAGCCCACCAAGCGTACGGTACTGCAGGCGTTTTCTCGTCTCTATGACCCTTTCGGCTTACTCTTGCCCTTCACAGTCACTGCACGCCTACTCTTTCAAATGCTGTGGAAGGAACGCTTGGCCTGGGATGTCCCAATGGGACCCACGGAGCAGCACACGTGGTGGAAATGGGTGCATGGGCTTTCGCTGCTTTCTCAAGTACAGGTGCCCAGGTGCGCCATACAGTCACGAGACTGTCTACTGGACCTTCACCTCTTTGCGGACGCCAGCCTACGAGCGTATGGCGTTGTGGTCTATGCACGCACAAGCGTAGACAGTGACATACACTCCCACATTCTCATCGCCAAAAGCCGAGTCGCTCCGCTAAAGCCCGTGACGATTCCGCGGCTGGAGCTCCTTGGCTGTCTACTCGCCGCCCGCATCTTTAGTCGCATCCGCAACTCTATATCTTTGGCTGTCACGAGGGCCACCTTCTGGACAGACTCACTAATTGCCCTGCACTGGATAAGGAGCGAGCCTTCGAAATGGCCTCAGTTCGTCGCCGCTCGGACGGAGGAAATCCGGCAGTTAACCAGCCCAGAACGATGGAGGCACTGCGACGGTGCCCACAACCCCGCCGACCTGCTTACCAGAGGTCTCTCGGCACAGGACCTCATCGAGAGCAATGCATGGTGGAAGGGACCACCCTGGCTGTCGAACCGAATCGACCACAGCGCCTCGCCAGAGGCAGACCTCGACAGCAGCTTGGAGTCCAAACTGGTTTGTTCGCCCGTTGCCACCAGCGGCCAGGATGCTTTGATTCGGCTGGAAGATTACAGCTCGCTGAGACGTCTCCTACGAATCACAGCCTACGTACTTCGCTACGTTGCCAACCTACGTCGCCCAGACGCCAAGCGCACCGGTCCGCTCTCAGCACAAGAACTGCTCTCCGCCGAGCGCCTTTGGGTAGAGCGTACTCAAGGGGAGACATTTGCCACTGAAATCGCTGATCTAAAAAACTCGCGCCCGCTTCCCAGGTCTTCCAGCATTCTTACGCTGAACCCGTATCTCGACACCAGCTCACTCCTTCGAGTCGGTGGCCGCCTGCAACAAATGGAAGACACTGAGCGTGTTCGACATCCCATCCTCCTTCCCAGCAAGCATCGCATGACTGAACTGCTCATCATGGACGTGCACATGCGCCTTCACCATGCCGGGATCCAAGACACGTTATGTGAATTGCGACAAAGCTACTGGGTGACGAAGGGACGTCAAGCCGTGCGCCGGACACTGCATACGTGCCTCCAATGCAGGCGAAGGCGTCTCAGTCCAGAAACTGCACCGGTTGCACCTCTCCCGAGAGAAAGGCTAACCCCCTCGCTCCCGTTCGACACCGTAGGAGTCGATTTCGCCGGACCTCTTTATGTCTCCAGGGAGGACGGCACCGAGCACAAGGCCTACATCACGCTCTTCACCTGCGGAGTAACTAGAGCTGTCCACCTAGAGCTTGTCTCCGGAATGACCACACAGCACTTCCTCGCCGCCTTTCGTCGCTTCATCTCCAGACGGGGGGTTCCATCCCTAGTTATGGCAGACAACGCGCGCACCTTCCATCACGCCGCCCGCCTTCTTTCAGTCCTCTCCTCCCCCGATGTCCAGGACCTCGCCGCCCACCACCACATTCAGTGGAAGTTCATCCTTGAAAGGGCACCCTGGTGGGGGGGATGGTGGGAGAGGATGGTGCGTTCCGTCAAGGAGGCTCTGAAACGCTGCTTGGGCAGGCGGCGTCTTAACTTTGAGGAGCTCACCACAGCCCTATGCCAATTAGAGAGCATCATCAACTGTCGTCCGCTAACCCACATCTCCTCGGACACACTTGACCTCGAACCTCTCACGCCATCCCACCTTTTGCTCGGGAAAAGGTCCACCACCCTGCCCGGGATCAGCCCTGTCGCACCGCCAAGGGACACCAGAGGTCTTCAGCGTCACTTGAGGACCCAAGAGCAGACGAAACAGCACTTCTGGGCAAGATGGCGCAGGGAATACTTGCTGCAAATGAGATCCGGCATGGCACAGGCCAACCCGGAGGCCCAACTGAGACTTGGAGATGTCGTCGTCATTCACGACAAGGGGACACCACCGATGCTCTGGAAGCTCGGTCGCGTCACCAGACTCGTCCTTGGACGCGACGGCGTGATACGTGGTTGCGGTCTCACGTTGGCAAACAGGTCGACCATTTATCGCCCGGTTCAACTGCTCCATCGCATGGAAGCAGACTTGGGAGCACCGCCGGCCCGGGAGGGTGTTGAATAA